A genomic region of Peptostreptococcaceae bacterium contains the following coding sequences:
- a CDS encoding arylesterase, whose protein sequence is MKIVCLGDSLTYGYGVRRRDVWTSLASELSGDLYINKGINGDTTGGMLSRFYEDVLMEKPKAVLLMGGANDFIMGEPASRVQANMSSMAYQSLARGILPILGIEIDIIDDMVYPEWKNFADFSTVRNKLCQYRGWVGEFAKIFGIDYIDAYRPFYEYDAKRGRDLYSDGLHLNVEGNRLMASIISEAMSKLTRK, encoded by the coding sequence ATGAAGATTGTATGTTTGGGAGATAGCTTGACATATGGATATGGAGTAAGGCGACGCGATGTGTGGACGAGCCTGGCATCCGAATTGTCGGGAGATTTATATATAAACAAGGGTATAAATGGAGATACGACGGGAGGAATGTTGTCGCGTTTTTACGAAGATGTTTTGATGGAAAAACCAAAAGCTGTTTTATTGATGGGCGGAGCCAATGATTTCATAATGGGTGAGCCGGCAAGCAGAGTACAGGCAAATATGTCGTCAATGGCATACCAGTCGCTGGCTCGGGGTATATTGCCTATTTTAGGAATAGAGATTGATATAATTGACGATATGGTCTATCCGGAGTGGAAAAATTTTGCAGATTTCAGCACTGTCCGCAATAAGCTTTGCCAGTATAGGGGATGGGTTGGAGAGTTCGCAAAGATATTTGGAATAGACTATATAGATGCATACAGGCCATTTTACGAGTATGACGCAAAGCGTGGCAGGGACTTATACTCGGACGGATTGCATCTCAATGTTGAGGGAAACAGACTCATGGCGTCAATAATATCGGAAGCGATGTCGAAATTAACAAGAAAATAA
- a CDS encoding ECF transporter S component: MKRASSTNKMVKTSVLSVIAFVLMLIELPVPLFPVFLKLDLSDLPALVGGFAMGPAAGVAIELIKNFLHFITRTSTAGVGELANFIVGAALVFPASYIYKMKKSKTQALKALAVGTVSMAIAGGLANYFILLPFYAKVMPLDIIIEKGNAANAAIHDMKTLVLYAIVPFNLIKGAVISAITLLIYKKISVILHK, from the coding sequence ATGAAAAGAGCCAGTTCAACCAACAAAATGGTCAAAACATCCGTTTTGTCCGTCATCGCATTCGTTTTGATGCTTATCGAATTGCCAGTGCCATTATTTCCAGTCTTTCTCAAGCTCGACCTGAGCGACTTGCCAGCACTTGTAGGTGGCTTTGCAATGGGACCCGCTGCCGGTGTTGCCATCGAACTCATTAAAAACTTTCTACATTTCATCACAAGGACCTCTACAGCCGGTGTAGGTGAGCTTGCAAACTTCATAGTGGGCGCTGCCCTTGTATTTCCAGCCAGCTACATCTACAAGATGAAGAAATCGAAAACCCAGGCTCTCAAGGCATTAGCAGTCGGAACAGTTTCGATGGCCATTGCAGGAGGACTGGCAAACTACTTCATATTGCTTCCGTTTTACGCTAAAGTAATGCCCCTTGATATAATAATTGAAAAGGGCAATGCCGCAAACGCGGCAATCCATGACATGAAAACACTAGTACTGTATGCCATAGTTCCCTTCAATCTGATAAAGGGAGCCGTAATCTCTGCAATCACACTGTTGATTTACAAAAAGATATCTGTCATACTTCACAAATAG
- a CDS encoding DegV family protein, producing the protein MKKIAIVTDSTSDLSAEQMKAYNIEMLSLRVIYKEREYRDRLDITPKQIYENLDKEVPKSSLPLPGDVIRLLDRLKSEEYTDVVISLISSGLSGTYNMVRQVAENYDGLNIEVVDSKALSFGLGFLSIEAAKEREKSNDLDKIMEKILKTRDNIYLTFVVKTLEYLKLGGRIGLVEGTIGEILGIKPIIGINDNGIYYTISKVRGRKKSINRMFELMKEKYAGKSFNLAVISANADEEAMKLMEKIREMGNVEESFFAQLGPVMGVYTGPGLIGIVAYEA; encoded by the coding sequence ATGAAAAAAATAGCTATTGTTACGGATTCGACCAGCGATCTTTCCGCCGAACAGATGAAGGCGTATAATATTGAAATGCTTTCGTTAAGAGTTATTTACAAGGAAAGGGAATACAGAGACCGGTTGGATATAACACCTAAGCAGATATATGAAAATTTGGACAAGGAGGTGCCAAAGAGCTCCCTGCCTCTTCCGGGAGATGTAATTAGGCTTCTCGACCGCCTTAAGTCTGAAGAATATACGGATGTGGTCATATCACTTATTTCATCGGGACTTAGTGGCACATACAACATGGTTCGCCAGGTGGCAGAAAACTATGATGGTTTGAACATAGAAGTGGTTGATTCAAAAGCATTGTCATTCGGTCTTGGATTCTTGTCGATTGAGGCGGCAAAGGAAAGAGAAAAGAGCAATGATTTGGATAAAATCATGGAGAAAATCCTTAAAACTAGGGATAACATATATTTGACATTCGTGGTCAAGACCCTTGAATATCTTAAACTGGGTGGACGCATAGGTTTGGTAGAGGGAACAATTGGAGAGATTCTTGGGATAAAGCCTATCATCGGCATTAATGACAATGGAATCTATTATACAATTTCAAAAGTAAGAGGGAGAAAGAAATCCATAAACAGGATGTTCGAACTCATGAAGGAAAAATACGCCGGAAAGTCATTTAATCTGGCTGTAATAAGCGCAAACGCAGATGAAGAGGCGATGAAGCTAATGGAAAAGATACGCGAAATGGGAAACGTTGAGGAAAGTTTTTTTGCCCAGCTTGGACCGGTCATGGGGGTTTATACGGGGCCTGGACTGATAGGCATTGTTGCATACGAGGCATGA
- a CDS encoding MarR family transcriptional regulator, with translation MAQNEFSNHSGYFIQEIARKTNYLLNGLLAPLGITYAQFRVLNCLWKKRILLQKEIHEVIEVKPSTLTGLIDLLEAKRLLGRSVSEVDARANRIRLTEKGRELMEPAWKVIEAFENRMTEGIDESGKKGLIIHLKRINGNLE, from the coding sequence ATGGCGCAAAACGAATTCAGCAATCATTCCGGCTATTTTATTCAGGAAATTGCAAGGAAAACGAACTACCTGTTAAACGGATTGTTGGCTCCGCTCGGGATTACATATGCGCAATTCAGGGTTCTGAATTGTCTGTGGAAAAAAAGGATCCTTTTGCAGAAGGAAATCCACGAGGTTATTGAAGTCAAACCTTCGACACTTACAGGTTTGATTGATTTACTGGAGGCAAAAAGGCTTCTGGGAAGGTCAGTTAGCGAGGTCGATGCAAGGGCAAACAGGATCCGCCTCACAGAAAAGGGGCGCGAGCTAATGGAACCGGCATGGAAAGTTATCGAAGCCTTTGAAAACAGAATGACCGAAGGGATAGATGAAAGCGGAAAGAAAGGCCTTATTATTCATTTGAAACGCATAAACGGAAACTTGGAGTGA
- a CDS encoding alpha/beta hydrolase, protein MDNGIKKIPILMLSGEKDPVGRNGKDIETLFGFYRDFGYDDVSRVIVEGARHEILNETNRAETCKIIYEWIRERS, encoded by the coding sequence ATGGACAACGGAATAAAGAAAATTCCGATTCTTATGCTTTCGGGAGAAAAGGACCCTGTGGGAAGAAACGGTAAGGACATCGAAACTCTTTTCGGCTTTTACAGAGACTTCGGATATGATGATGTATCTAGGGTTATAGTGGAAGGTGCGAGGCACGAAATTTTGAACGAAACAAACCGTGCCGAGACTTGCAAAATTATATACGAATGGATAAGGGAAAGGAGCTGA
- a CDS encoding cation-transporting P-type ATPase, producing MKQTEYYMKSAVEIFDILETSSRGLDSSAVSERMVKYGKNELTAKPRIPKWQMFLYQFKDVLVILLMVAAFMSLLIGNYNDAVIMGIIVIVNASIGYFQENKAENIMESLKKLVQSPSKAYRDGELKEIIQTDLVPGDAIYLEEGDKIPADIRIMEAFNFRTNDFSLTGESMPQEKNSDTLKKQAILADRDNMAYLGTTVASGNAKGIVVGTGMETELGKIADMTQEEDASSSPLQIEMRAIANSIAVFAVFIGVVLFGISISQGLGMNFALIYGLGIAVAVVPQALPMQVTVALSNGVGRLAKKNAVIRKLSSVETLGSTNVIATDKTGTLTKNEMTVKHLWFDRKEYELTGIGYQPKGGIKNSEGRQLTRDEIDEIEIMLDAATMASNAEIHEPDENHTGWYAIGDPTEAAMVAASTKLGTRSPNEDEENPELYEFSFDSVRKRMSSVRQFGDRKVLTMKGAMDSVLEVSNRIYRNGESVPMEESDKECLKDLNVAYSKKAMRVLAIAYRELGKDESDYVLEDMERNVVFLGLMAMTDPPKEGVREAMEKAHDAHIRTFIMTGDHAITAQAIGQQVALSKDGSPVEVVTGQDLDEMDDDALKNLMEKNESLIFSRVSPENKLRIVKILKNQDQIVAVTGDGVNDAPALKSAHIGVAMGGIGTDVSKEAADLILLDDSYSTMVYAIREGRTIYNNLKKTILASLTSNGAELSVVLLGLMGVAFFGWPIPILAIQILAIDLLAEILPLTALTFDPASDDIMTSPPRSRKDHILSKKSMTEILSLGFVMGLLGFINFGLFINRMGVDMTSTHALYARATTISYATIVACQFMNVLSRRYTYESLFNYTFFTNKKMLLSILFSIGLTIAAIYTPFINSFIGFAPLSIMDWAFVTGSAMVFLAVYETIKAFKRSRRVVVNTD from the coding sequence ATGAAGCAAACAGAGTATTATATGAAAAGTGCGGTTGAAATTTTTGACATTCTTGAAACATCTTCAAGAGGACTTGATTCCTCGGCGGTGTCAGAGAGAATGGTTAAGTATGGCAAGAATGAGTTGACTGCAAAACCACGCATCCCTAAGTGGCAAATGTTTCTGTACCAGTTCAAGGATGTTTTAGTGATTCTGCTTATGGTTGCAGCCTTCATGTCGCTTCTTATAGGCAACTATAACGATGCTGTAATAATGGGGATTATTGTTATTGTCAATGCGTCCATAGGATATTTCCAAGAGAACAAGGCTGAGAATATAATGGAGTCCCTAAAGAAGCTGGTGCAGTCGCCGTCCAAGGCTTATAGGGACGGGGAATTGAAGGAGATCATCCAGACGGATCTTGTTCCGGGAGATGCAATCTACCTTGAAGAAGGGGACAAGATTCCTGCAGACATACGCATAATGGAGGCTTTCAACTTCAGGACCAACGACTTCTCTCTGACGGGAGAATCCATGCCTCAGGAAAAGAATTCAGATACATTGAAGAAGCAGGCTATTCTTGCCGACAGGGACAATATGGCCTATCTTGGAACGACGGTTGCATCCGGGAACGCAAAGGGTATAGTCGTTGGGACAGGAATGGAGACTGAACTAGGGAAGATAGCAGATATGACCCAGGAGGAGGATGCATCCTCCTCACCTCTTCAAATTGAGATGAGGGCAATAGCCAACAGCATTGCAGTTTTCGCCGTATTTATAGGTGTGGTGCTCTTCGGCATCAGCATAAGCCAAGGGCTGGGAATGAACTTCGCGCTCATTTACGGGCTTGGAATAGCCGTTGCAGTGGTGCCGCAGGCTCTGCCTATGCAGGTGACGGTGGCTTTGTCAAACGGTGTGGGACGGCTTGCCAAGAAAAATGCCGTAATAAGAAAGCTGTCATCTGTTGAGACACTGGGTTCAACCAATGTAATAGCCACAGACAAGACCGGCACGCTTACCAAAAATGAAATGACGGTAAAACACCTATGGTTCGACAGAAAGGAATACGAACTTACGGGAATAGGCTACCAGCCAAAGGGAGGAATCAAGAATTCAGAGGGGCGCCAGCTTACAAGGGATGAAATAGACGAAATAGAAATAATGCTCGATGCCGCAACTATGGCATCGAATGCTGAAATACATGAACCGGATGAAAACCATACAGGGTGGTACGCAATAGGAGATCCCACGGAAGCGGCTATGGTTGCAGCCTCAACGAAGCTTGGAACCCGCTCTCCCAATGAAGATGAGGAAAACCCTGAGCTCTATGAGTTCAGCTTCGATTCGGTAAGGAAGCGCATGAGTTCGGTAAGACAATTCGGAGACAGAAAGGTTCTTACGATGAAGGGCGCGATGGACAGCGTGCTTGAGGTGAGCAACAGAATATATAGAAATGGCGAATCGGTTCCCATGGAAGAATCCGACAAGGAGTGTTTAAAGGATCTTAATGTTGCATATTCCAAGAAGGCTATGAGGGTTTTGGCTATTGCGTACAGGGAACTAGGAAAAGACGAAAGTGACTATGTGCTTGAGGACATGGAAAGAAATGTAGTATTCCTAGGCCTCATGGCAATGACAGATCCCCCAAAGGAGGGGGTTCGCGAGGCCATGGAAAAAGCGCATGATGCACATATCCGTACATTCATAATGACAGGAGACCATGCGATAACAGCCCAGGCCATAGGCCAGCAGGTAGCCCTTTCAAAGGACGGAAGTCCCGTAGAAGTGGTCACAGGGCAGGATCTTGACGAAATGGACGATGATGCGCTTAAGAATCTAATGGAGAAAAACGAATCACTCATATTCTCAAGGGTTTCACCCGAAAACAAGCTCAGAATTGTTAAAATACTAAAGAACCAGGATCAGATAGTAGCCGTAACGGGTGATGGAGTAAACGATGCCCCCGCACTTAAAAGCGCTCACATAGGGGTTGCTATGGGCGGAATAGGAACAGATGTTTCAAAAGAGGCCGCGGATCTGATTCTCCTCGACGACAGCTACTCAACCATGGTATATGCAATACGGGAGGGTCGAACAATATACAACAATCTAAAGAAGACCATATTGGCATCCCTAACGAGCAACGGGGCCGAGCTGTCGGTGGTGCTTCTCGGACTGATGGGTGTAGCTTTCTTCGGATGGCCCATACCAATACTTGCCATACAGATACTTGCCATAGATCTTTTGGCGGAGATCCTGCCGCTTACGGCGCTCACATTCGATCCGGCTTCTGATGACATAATGACATCACCGCCGAGAAGCCGAAAGGACCACATACTAAGCAAGAAATCCATGACGGAGATTCTTTCACTAGGATTTGTAATGGGTCTTTTGGGTTTCATAAATTTCGGGCTGTTCATAAATCGCATGGGTGTTGATATGACATCCACGCACGCACTGTATGCCAGGGCGACAACCATTAGCTATGCAACCATAGTGGCATGCCAGTTCATGAATGTTCTTTCAAGAAGATACACATACGAGAGTCTTTTCAACTATACATTTTTCACGAATAAGAAGATGCTCCTTTCTATCTTGTTTTCAATCGGGCTGACAATTGCCGCTATATATACTCCTTTCATAAATTCGTTCATAGGATTTGCTCCATTGTCGATTATGGATTGGGCATTTGTAACAGGATCCGCCATGGTTTTCCTTGCCGTCTATGAAACCATTAAGGCGTTCAAGCGAAGCAGACGGGTCGTAGTGAATACTGATTAG
- the glpK gene encoding glycerol kinase GlpK, with protein sequence MKRYVLALDQGTTSSRAILFDKAGKIVSMAQKEFKQYYPKPGWVEQDPMEIWGSQSGVVKEALETAGIDYGEIDSIGITNQRETTVVWDRKSGKPVYNAIVWQCKRTASICETLAEEGYAEYIRSKTGLLLDAYFSGTKIKWILDNVEGARERAERGELLFGTIDTWLIWNLTRGKVHATDVSNASRTMLFDIKNLTWDEGLLHALDIPVSMLPEIVDSSGIAGYGDPMLFGGERIPISGIAGDQQAALFGQGCFRMGMAKNTYGTGCFMLMNTGEKIVESDKGLLTTVAWRKNGRTLYALEGSVFMAGAIVQWLRDEMRLIDSLSESEQAALKVADNGGVYLVPAFVGLGAPHWDMYARGIIVGLTRGSGRDHIIRSALESIAYQTKDVLEAMQSDSGVILKELRVDGGAVENGFLMQFQADILGKNVVKPVINEATAFGAAALAGLATGFWESEEAIEGMLRAERLYYPEMEKVNAENFYRGWTRAVERSKRWEEM encoded by the coding sequence ATGAAAAGGTATGTGCTTGCGCTGGACCAGGGAACGACAAGCTCAAGAGCTATTCTGTTTGATAAGGCCGGAAAAATTGTTTCCATGGCGCAAAAGGAGTTTAAGCAATACTATCCCAAGCCCGGCTGGGTTGAGCAAGACCCAATGGAAATCTGGGGCAGCCAAAGCGGAGTGGTTAAGGAAGCCTTAGAAACGGCCGGCATAGACTACGGTGAAATTGATTCCATAGGCATAACAAACCAGAGGGAAACTACCGTTGTTTGGGACAGAAAGAGCGGGAAACCTGTATACAATGCAATAGTATGGCAGTGCAAACGGACAGCCTCCATATGCGAAACCCTTGCAGAAGAAGGATACGCAGAATACATACGTAGCAAAACGGGGCTTTTGCTCGATGCGTATTTCTCCGGCACTAAAATCAAATGGATTTTGGACAATGTTGAGGGAGCTAGGGAGAGAGCCGAAAGGGGAGAATTGCTTTTCGGCACAATAGACACATGGCTGATATGGAACCTCACAAGGGGCAAGGTTCACGCCACGGATGTCTCAAACGCATCAAGAACAATGCTTTTTGACATAAAGAACCTCACATGGGACGAAGGGCTATTGCATGCGCTTGATATTCCGGTATCCATGCTCCCCGAAATAGTGGATTCCTCGGGAATAGCAGGATACGGAGATCCAATGCTCTTTGGAGGGGAAAGGATTCCAATTTCGGGCATAGCGGGAGACCAGCAGGCCGCGCTTTTCGGGCAGGGATGCTTCCGTATGGGGATGGCTAAAAACACCTATGGGACAGGGTGCTTCATGCTCATGAACACGGGTGAGAAGATAGTCGAATCAGACAAGGGGCTTTTGACCACGGTGGCCTGGAGAAAAAACGGAAGAACGCTCTATGCTCTCGAGGGTAGTGTTTTCATGGCCGGGGCAATAGTCCAGTGGCTAAGGGATGAAATGAGGCTCATCGACAGTTTATCAGAAAGCGAGCAGGCGGCGCTTAAGGTGGCTGACAACGGAGGGGTTTATCTCGTTCCCGCATTCGTAGGGCTAGGGGCTCCCCATTGGGACATGTACGCAAGGGGAATCATAGTGGGTCTTACCAGAGGAAGCGGAAGGGACCACATAATAAGGAGCGCACTAGAGTCCATAGCGTATCAGACAAAGGATGTTTTGGAGGCTATGCAGTCTGACTCGGGAGTAATTCTAAAAGAACTAAGGGTTGACGGAGGTGCGGTGGAAAACGGTTTTCTCATGCAATTTCAGGCGGATATTTTGGGTAAAAACGTTGTAAAACCCGTAATAAATGAGGCGACTGCCTTTGGAGCAGCTGCTCTTGCGGGGCTCGCAACAGGGTTTTGGGAAAGTGAGGAAGCCATTGAAGGAATGCTGAGGGCAGAGAGACTATACTATCCCGAGATGGAAAAAGTTAATGCAGAGAATTTTTACAGGGGATGGACCAGGGCTGTAGAGAGATCTAAACGTTGGGAAGAGATGTAG
- the kynU gene encoding kynureninase produces the protein MSERFSIEESWAVHKDGEDALRGFKDRFYLLKDSIYMDGNSLGLMSVDAEASLLRVMEEWKTLGINGWMGGETPWFYYPEMLAGKLAGLIGAEKDEVMIHSSTTVNLHLLLATFYRPEGNRTKILMDNLTFPSDRYAVESFMKTKGYDPKEHLLVFESSDGKTLDENAIADAMDEEVSLILLPSVLYRSGQLLDMKSLTEKAHENGILIGFDCAHSIGAVPHRFSDYGPDFAFWCNYKYVNNGPGGTAGFYINKRHFDREVGLAGWYGVEKNKQFDLENEFHQNRSAGGWQIGTSHMLSMAPLEGSLKIYEEAGIENLREKSLELTSYMMFLIDEWLSPDGFTVGTPRKDEKRGGHVALEHEEAVRINEALKERGVVPDFRPPNIIRLAPVPLYTSFHDVWKVVSAIKGIYENGEYKRFDKKRGTVA, from the coding sequence ATGAGCGAAAGGTTCTCTATTGAAGAAAGCTGGGCGGTCCACAAGGACGGCGAGGATGCATTGAGAGGATTCAAGGACAGATTTTATCTCTTGAAGGATTCGATTTACATGGACGGAAACTCCCTGGGACTCATGTCGGTGGACGCGGAGGCTTCGCTCTTAAGGGTAATGGAGGAATGGAAGACCCTCGGCATAAACGGCTGGATGGGTGGGGAAACACCGTGGTTTTATTATCCCGAAATGCTTGCGGGCAAGTTGGCTGGGCTAATAGGCGCGGAAAAGGATGAGGTGATGATACATTCATCCACAACCGTAAATCTCCACCTGCTTTTGGCGACATTCTACCGTCCCGAGGGAAACCGCACGAAGATACTCATGGACAACCTCACATTTCCATCCGACCGATACGCCGTTGAGAGTTTCATGAAGACAAAGGGATACGACCCAAAGGAGCATTTGCTTGTATTTGAAAGCTCTGATGGAAAGACACTCGACGAGAATGCTATAGCGGATGCTATGGATGAGGAAGTATCTCTTATTCTGCTTCCCTCTGTGCTCTATAGGAGCGGGCAGCTGCTTGATATGAAGAGCTTGACAGAAAAGGCACATGAAAATGGTATATTAATAGGCTTTGACTGCGCTCATTCCATAGGTGCGGTGCCGCATAGGTTTAGCGATTACGGACCCGATTTTGCATTTTGGTGCAACTACAAATACGTTAATAACGGCCCCGGTGGGACTGCCGGATTCTATATAAACAAGCGCCATTTCGACAGGGAGGTAGGACTTGCCGGATGGTATGGAGTTGAGAAGAATAAGCAATTCGATCTTGAAAACGAGTTTCATCAAAACAGGTCAGCTGGAGGATGGCAGATAGGAACATCCCACATGCTTTCAATGGCGCCCCTTGAAGGTTCCCTGAAAATCTATGAAGAAGCCGGAATTGAAAATCTTAGGGAAAAATCACTGGAGCTTACTTCGTACATGATGTTCCTTATAGATGAATGGTTGAGTCCCGATGGCTTTACTGTGGGAACTCCGAGGAAAGATGAAAAACGTGGAGGACATGTGGCTCTAGAACATGAAGAGGCGGTACGCATAAACGAGGCGCTTAAGGAGAGGGGCGTTGTTCCAGATTTCAGGCCCCCAAACATAATTCGTCTGGCTCCTGTTCCCCTATATACCTCTTTTCATGATGTTTGGAAGGTTGTATCTGCCATAAAGGGAATATATGAAAATGGAGAGTACAAGAGGTTCGACAAGAAAAGAGGCACAGTAGCTTAG
- a CDS encoding 4Fe-4S binding protein produces MKKTIKIRAYIQTFFFLLIAAISINHGLEESGQGIPFLSAASLHALCPFGGVVTLYQTITTGTFVQKIHESALAMLYSVIVLSVLFGPVFCGWVCPLGTLQEWIGKLGKRIFKKRYNRFMPIFINSKLRYLRYLVLAWVVYVTAKSGVLLFVNVDPYYALFNFWTGEVALSALAILALTMVGALFVERPWCKYTCPFGAFLGIFNLFRIFKIKRETSTCIDCGACGKACPMNIRVDKNKTVRDHQCISCRICTSEEVCPIPDTVEFKTGGGLSEN; encoded by the coding sequence ATGAAGAAAACAATAAAGATAAGGGCATACATTCAAACATTTTTCTTTTTACTCATTGCGGCAATATCGATAAATCACGGTTTAGAGGAATCCGGGCAAGGCATTCCTTTCTTGTCTGCGGCATCTCTTCATGCGCTTTGTCCATTCGGAGGGGTAGTGACCTTGTACCAAACTATTACAACGGGAACCTTTGTTCAAAAGATTCATGAGTCAGCATTGGCCATGCTCTATTCGGTTATAGTGCTGTCTGTGCTTTTTGGACCCGTTTTTTGTGGATGGGTGTGTCCTTTGGGAACGCTTCAGGAATGGATAGGGAAGCTGGGCAAAAGGATTTTTAAAAAAAGATATAATAGATTCATGCCTATTTTTATAAACAGTAAATTGCGATATCTACGATATTTGGTTTTGGCATGGGTAGTATATGTTACGGCAAAATCAGGGGTTCTTCTTTTTGTAAATGTTGATCCATACTATGCATTATTCAATTTCTGGACAGGGGAAGTGGCTTTGTCCGCCCTGGCAATTCTTGCATTAACAATGGTAGGAGCGCTTTTTGTTGAAAGACCCTGGTGCAAATATACATGTCCTTTTGGGGCTTTCCTAGGCATATTCAATCTATTTAGGATATTCAAGATAAAAAGGGAGACGTCAACCTGTATAGATTGTGGGGCTTGCGGAAAGGCATGTCCAATGAATATTCGGGTCGATAAAAATAAAACGGTTCGAGATCATCAATGCATAAGCTGTAGGATATGCACTTCCGAGGAAGTTTGCCCAATTCCGGATACGGTTGAGTTTAAAACGGGAGGTGGCCTCAGTGAAAATTAA
- a CDS encoding MarR family transcriptional regulator: MSDTAKVLNKILVELFRNILNIEEKELKRMGCLLSMTEMHTIEQIGLGKPQSMSTVAKKLGITIGTLTTSINRLVKKDYVERNKNQEDRRIVEIKLTNKGKEAYLMHANFHEGMVNGVMEDLKIQDDKQLINALENLNKYFTKKYQADK; the protein is encoded by the coding sequence GTGTCAGATACCGCAAAGGTCTTAAATAAGATACTGGTTGAGCTATTTCGAAATATACTCAATATAGAGGAAAAGGAATTGAAGCGCATGGGTTGCCTTTTGTCCATGACGGAGATGCATACAATTGAGCAAATCGGTTTGGGGAAGCCCCAATCGATGAGCACGGTGGCAAAAAAACTGGGTATAACAATAGGTACCTTGACTACATCCATCAACAGGCTTGTAAAGAAGGATTATGTAGAGAGAAACAAGAACCAGGAGGATCGACGAATCGTCGAGATAAAGCTGACGAACAAAGGCAAGGAAGCATATCTTATGCATGCCAATTTCCACGAAGGCATGGTGAATGGGGTTATGGAGGATTTGAAAATCCAAGATGACAAACAGCTAATAAATGCTCTTGAAAATCTTAACAAGTATTTTACTAAGAAATATCAAGCTGACAAATAG
- a CDS encoding nitronate monooxygenase: MKLKPLIIDDLKARVPIIQGGMGIGVSLSSLASAVSKAGGVGVISAAQVGFREPDFEKDNDAANLRGLKKEIQKARVLSPQGILGVNIMTATNNYAEQVKVCVEEKADLIISGAGLPTNLPGLVKDSATKIAPIVSSAKGAKVITKLWTKKYNYLPDLIVVEGPKAGGHLGFSPEVLSNPVLPDLKTIVSEVIEILKPFEEAYGKSIPVIAAGGIYTGKDIAEFIKLGAAGVQMATRFVATDECDAHINFKKAYINAQDDTIKIVVSPLGMPGRAIYNNHVKTVEATGKKIKKCFGCLKACNPATAPYCITEALVKAVEGDVNDGLVFIGSTGCLVDKIVPVEELMDELTTEAEANL; encoded by the coding sequence ATGAAACTTAAGCCATTGATAATAGATGATTTAAAAGCCCGCGTACCTATAATACAAGGCGGCATGGGCATAGGGGTTTCCCTATCATCCCTGGCCTCGGCTGTTTCCAAGGCCGGCGGGGTAGGAGTTATTTCCGCTGCGCAGGTAGGATTCCGCGAACCCGATTTTGAAAAGGACAACGACGCCGCCAATCTTAGGGGACTCAAAAAGGAAATCCAAAAAGCGAGAGTCTTAAGCCCTCAGGGCATATTAGGCGTCAATATAATGACGGCGACGAACAACTATGCGGAGCAAGTAAAAGTATGCGTTGAGGAAAAAGCAGATCTGATTATATCAGGAGCTGGACTTCCCACAAACCTACCTGGCTTGGTGAAGGATTCGGCTACAAAAATTGCCCCCATAGTATCCTCTGCAAAGGGCGCAAAAGTAATAACGAAGCTTTGGACAAAAAAATACAACTATCTTCCTGATCTAATAGTTGTTGAGGGCCCAAAGGCAGGCGGTCATCTCGGCTTCAGCCCGGAAGTGCTTTCAAACCCGGTATTGCCAGACCTAAAAACCATAGTGTCGGAGGTCATCGAAATACTAAAGCCTTTCGAAGAAGCCTATGGCAAAAGCATCCCCGTAATAGCCGCAGGGGGCATATACACCGGCAAGGATATCGCCGAATTCATAAAACTCGGAGCAGCGGGAGTACAGATGGCAACCCGTTTCGTAGCCACAGATGAATGCGATGCGCACATAAACTTCAAGAAAGCATATATAAATGCGCAAGATGACACAATCAAGATAGTGGTAAGCCCGCTCGGAATGCCTGGAAGAGCCATATACAACAACCATGTAAAAACAGTTGAGGCAACCGGAAAGAAAATCAAAAAATGCTTCGGATGTCTCAAAGCATGCAACCCTGCTACAGCGCCCTACTGCATAACCGAAGCACTTGTAAAAGCTGTAGAGGGCGATGTGAATGACGGACTTGTCTTCATAGGAAGCACAGGATGCCTTGTTGACAAGATTGTTCCGGTTGAAGAACTCATGGACGAACTAACGACCGAAGCCGAAGCCAATCTATAA